A stretch of the Leopardus geoffroyi isolate Oge1 chromosome B2, O.geoffroyi_Oge1_pat1.0, whole genome shotgun sequence genome encodes the following:
- the LOC123608741 gene encoding glycerol kinase-like isoform X1: MAAAKKAVLGPLVGAVDQGTSSTRFLVFNSKTAELLSHHQVEIKQEFPREGWVEQDPKEILQSVYECIEKTCEKLGQLNIDISNIKAIGVSNQRETTVVWDKLTGEPLYNAVVWLDLRTQSTVENLSKKIPGNNNFVKSKTGLPLSTYFSAVKLRWLLDNVRTVKEAVEEDRALFGTIDAWLIWSLTGGTNRGVHCTDVTNASRTMLFNIHSLEWDKELCEFFEIPMKILPNVRSSSEIYGLMKAGVLEGVPISGCLGDQSAALVGQMCFQDGQAKNTYGTGCFLLCNTGHKCVFSEHGLLTTVAYKLGRDKPVYYALEGSVAIAGAVIRWLRDNLGIIKSSEEIEKLAKEVGTSYGCYFVPAFSGLYAPYWEPSARGIICGLTQFTNKCHIAFAALEAVCFQTREILDAMNRDCGIPLSHLQVDGGMTNNKILMQLQADILYIPVVKSSMPETTALGAAMAAGAAEGVDVWSLQPEDLSAVMMERFEPQINAEESEIRYSTWKKAVIKSMGWVTTQSSESGDPSIFCSLPLGFFIVSSMVMLIGARYISGIP, translated from the coding sequence ATGGCAGCCGCGAAGAAAGCAGTTTTGGGGCCATTGGTGGGGGCAGTGGACCAGGGCACCAGCTCAACGCGCTTTTTGGTTTTCAACTCAAAAACAGCCGAACTACTTAGTCATCATCAAGTGGAAATAAAACAAGAGTTTCCAAGAGAAGGATGGGTGGAACAAGACCCTAAGGAAATTCTGCAGTCTGTCTATGAGTGTATAGAGAAAACATGTGAGAAGCTTGGACAGCTCAATATTGATATTTCCAACATAAAAGCTATTGGTGTCAGTAACCAAAGGGAAACCACTGTAGTCTGGGACAAGTTAACTGGAGAGCCTCTCTACAATGCTGTGGTGTGGCTTGATTTAAGAACCCAGTCTACCGTTGAGAATCTTAgtaaaaaaattccaggaaataATAACTTTGTCAAGTCTAAGACAGGCCTTCCACTTAGCACTTACTTCAGTGCTGTGAAACTTCGCTGGCTCCTTGACAATGTGAGAACAGTGAAAGAGGCTGTTGAAGAAGACAGAGCTCTTTTTGGGACCATTGATGCGTGGCTTATTTGGAGTTTGACAGGAGGGACCAACAGAGGTGTCCATTGTACAGATGTAACCAATGCAAGTAGGACAATGCTTTTCAACATTCATTCTCTGGAGTGGGATAAAGAGCTCTGTGAATTTTTTGAAATTCCAATGAAAATTCTTCCAAATGTCCGGAGTTCTTCTGAGATCTACGGCCTAATGAAAGCTGGGGTCTTGGAAGGTGTCCCAATATCTGGGTGTTTGGGAGACCAGTCTGCTGCATTGGTGGGACAAATGTGCTTCCAGGATGGACAAGCCAAAAATACCTATGGAACAGGCTGCTTCTTACTGTGTAATACAGGCCATAAGTGTGTGTTTTCTGAACATGGCCTTCTGACCACAGTGGCTTACAAGCTTGGCAGAGACAAACCAGTGTATTATGCATTGGAAGGTTCTGTAGCTATAGCTGGTGCTGTTATTCGCTGGCTAAGAGACAATCTTGGAATTATAAAGAGCtcagaggaaatagaaaaacttGCTAAAGAAGTAGGTACATCGTATGGCTGCTATTTCGTCCCTGCGTTTTCAGGGTTATATGCACCTTACTGGGAGCCCAGTGCAAGAGGGATCATCTGTGGGCTCACTCAGTTCACCAATAAATGCCatattgcttttgctgcattagAAGCTGTTTGTTTCCAAACCCGGGAGATTTTGGATGCCATGAACCGCGACTGTGGGATTCCACTCAGTCATTTACAGGTAGATGGAGGAATGACCAACAACAAAATTCTTATGCAGCTACAAGCAGATATTCTGTATATTCCAGTAGTGAAATCCTCAATGCCTGAAACAACTGCCCTGGGAGCTGCCATGGCAGCAGGGGCTGCAGAAGGAGTTGATGTTTGGAGTCTCCAACCCGAGGATTTGTCAGCGGTTATGATGGAGCGGTTTGAACCCCAGATCAACGCTGAGGAAAGTGAAATTCGTTACTCTACATGGAAGAAAGCTGTGATAAAGTCAATGGGTTGGGTTACAACTCAGTCTTCGGAAAGTGGTGACCCTAGTATCTTCTGTAGTCTACCCTTGGGCTTTTTTATAGTGAGTAGCATGGTAATGTTAATCGGAGCAAGGTACATCTCAGGTATCCCATAA
- the LOC123608741 gene encoding glycerol kinase-like isoform X2: protein MAAAKKAVLGPLVGAVDQGTSSTRFLVFNSKTAELLSHHQVEIKQEFPREGWVEQDPKEILQSVYECIEKTCEKLGQLNIDISNIKAIGVSNQRETTVVWDKLTGEPLYNAVVWLDLRTQSTVENLSKKIPGNNNFVKSKTGLPLSTYFSAVKLRWLLDNVRTVKEAVEEDRALFGTIDAWLIWSLTGGTNRGVHCTDVTNASRTMLFNIHSLEWDKELCEFFEIPMKILPNVRSSSEIYGLMKAGVLEGVPISGCLGDQSAALVGQMCFQDGQAKNTYGTGCFLLCNTGHKCVFSEHGLLTTVAYKLGRDKPVYYALEGSVAIAGAVIRWLRDNLGIIKSSEEIEKLAKEVGTSYGCYFVPAFSGLYAPYWEPSARGIICGLTQFTNKCHIAFAALEAVCFQTREILDAMNRDCGIPLSHLQVDGGMTNNKILMQLQADILYIPVVKSSMPETTALGAAMAAGAAEGVDVWSLQPEDLSAVMMERFEPQINAEESEIRYSTWKKAVIKSMGWVTTQSSESGIP, encoded by the exons ATGGCAGCCGCGAAGAAAGCAGTTTTGGGGCCATTGGTGGGGGCAGTGGACCAGGGCACCAGCTCAACGCGCTTTTTGGTTTTCAACTCAAAAACAGCCGAACTACTTAGTCATCATCAAGTGGAAATAAAACAAGAGTTTCCAAGAGAAGGATGGGTGGAACAAGACCCTAAGGAAATTCTGCAGTCTGTCTATGAGTGTATAGAGAAAACATGTGAGAAGCTTGGACAGCTCAATATTGATATTTCCAACATAAAAGCTATTGGTGTCAGTAACCAAAGGGAAACCACTGTAGTCTGGGACAAGTTAACTGGAGAGCCTCTCTACAATGCTGTGGTGTGGCTTGATTTAAGAACCCAGTCTACCGTTGAGAATCTTAgtaaaaaaattccaggaaataATAACTTTGTCAAGTCTAAGACAGGCCTTCCACTTAGCACTTACTTCAGTGCTGTGAAACTTCGCTGGCTCCTTGACAATGTGAGAACAGTGAAAGAGGCTGTTGAAGAAGACAGAGCTCTTTTTGGGACCATTGATGCGTGGCTTATTTGGAGTTTGACAGGAGGGACCAACAGAGGTGTCCATTGTACAGATGTAACCAATGCAAGTAGGACAATGCTTTTCAACATTCATTCTCTGGAGTGGGATAAAGAGCTCTGTGAATTTTTTGAAATTCCAATGAAAATTCTTCCAAATGTCCGGAGTTCTTCTGAGATCTACGGCCTAATGAAAGCTGGGGTCTTGGAAGGTGTCCCAATATCTGGGTGTTTGGGAGACCAGTCTGCTGCATTGGTGGGACAAATGTGCTTCCAGGATGGACAAGCCAAAAATACCTATGGAACAGGCTGCTTCTTACTGTGTAATACAGGCCATAAGTGTGTGTTTTCTGAACATGGCCTTCTGACCACAGTGGCTTACAAGCTTGGCAGAGACAAACCAGTGTATTATGCATTGGAAGGTTCTGTAGCTATAGCTGGTGCTGTTATTCGCTGGCTAAGAGACAATCTTGGAATTATAAAGAGCtcagaggaaatagaaaaacttGCTAAAGAAGTAGGTACATCGTATGGCTGCTATTTCGTCCCTGCGTTTTCAGGGTTATATGCACCTTACTGGGAGCCCAGTGCAAGAGGGATCATCTGTGGGCTCACTCAGTTCACCAATAAATGCCatattgcttttgctgcattagAAGCTGTTTGTTTCCAAACCCGGGAGATTTTGGATGCCATGAACCGCGACTGTGGGATTCCACTCAGTCATTTACAGGTAGATGGAGGAATGACCAACAACAAAATTCTTATGCAGCTACAAGCAGATATTCTGTATATTCCAGTAGTGAAATCCTCAATGCCTGAAACAACTGCCCTGGGAGCTGCCATGGCAGCAGGGGCTGCAGAAGGAGTTGATGTTTGGAGTCTCCAACCCGAGGATTTGTCAGCGGTTATGATGGAGCGGTTTGAACCCCAGATCAACGCTGAGGAAAGTGAAATTCGTTACTCTACATGGAAGAAAGCTGTGATAAAGTCAATGGGTTGGGTTACAACTCAGTCTTCGGAAAGTG GTATCCCATAA